Proteins encoded by one window of Aspergillus puulaauensis MK2 DNA, chromosome 4, nearly complete sequence:
- a CDS encoding uncharacterized protein (COG:Q;~EggNog:ENOG410Q1YT;~InterPro:IPR001128,IPR017972,IPR002401,IPR036396;~PFAM:PF00067;~TransMembrane:1 (i20-42o);~go_function: GO:0005506 - iron ion binding [Evidence IEA];~go_function: GO:0016705 - oxidoreductase activity, acting on paired donors, with incorporation or reduction of molecular oxygen [Evidence IEA];~go_function: GO:0020037 - heme binding [Evidence IEA];~go_process: GO:0055114 - oxidation-reduction process [Evidence IEA]), which translates to MIFAQLPTPAAHALHFIQSCLLLCITALVVLFIVHTFLYAFLLSPVRHVPGPWWARVSRIPLLYATWQRRRSRYASDLLQKYGRLVVIAPDQIHTTDETAMKTIYAKSSTKTRFYASMGSWKGVTSTLGFVDYRSAASTRNNLIQCFQNRNLDTLVESMACHITEFCDMLRPKVSNNNAVDGVVIFRLLALDIVTDILWGEKDTLLSKGFDQTPVFLRRFHAFSSWNALKSFIPGLDAYTRFLGSSTTRQLRADCNDMDVTAREALERWHARPEERHQKDVLSMLQAMSHSDDPTKRIPSEHIPAYMVEMLAAGSSTTSHTAAFACDQLARYPRALEALQRELIDTFPDKDNIDERQMLSLQYLEGVIYETMRLYPMIPGPLERHLGEWIEVDGMKVSPGVIASTAAYDQGRLPDVFPEPEKWRPERWLQATDRMKFNWIPFGHGCRSCPGSNLALTELKYILGTLFRRFRVQLPEGYPSEPLDLADVFAAGSKTGHCWLQFEEMRT; encoded by the exons ATGATCTTCGCTCAACTTCCAACCCCTGCAGCACACGCTTTGCATTTTATACAGAGCTGCCTTTTGCTCTGTATTACTGCCTTAGTCGTATTATTTATTGTGCACACC TTTCTTTATGCCTTCCTGCTGTCTCCTGTCAGACATGTCCCTGGGCCATGGTGGGCTCGCGTGTCCAGAATCCCTCTCTTGTACGCCACATGGCAGCGGCGCCGATCAAGATACGCCTCAGACCTGCTTCAGAAATACGGTCGTCTTGTGGTCATTGCCCCGGACCAGATTCACACTACCGACGAGACCGCCATGAAGACAATTTACGCCAAGTCCTCCACCAAGACACGTTTCTATGCCAGCATGGGGTCCTGGAAAGGCGTAACGTCAACCCTTGGCTTTGTGGACTACCGCAGTGCTGCATCGACCCGCAATAACCTCATTCAATGTTTCCAAAACCGGAATCTCGACACTCTTGTTGAGAGCATGGCTTGCCATATCACTGAGTTCTGCGACATGCTCAGGCCCAAAGTGTCCAACAATAATGCCGTTGATGGAGTCGTGATTTTCCGCCTGCTGGCCTTGGACATTGTCACCGATATCCTCTGGGGCGAGAAAGACACTCTGCTCTCGAAAGGCTTCGATCAGACGCCTGTGTTCCTCCGTCGCTTCCACGccttcagctcctggaaTGCTCTCAAAAGCTTCATTCCCGGATTGGACGCCTACACCCGTTTTCTAGGGTCCTCGACCACGCGTCAATTGCGAGCAGATTGCAACGACATGGATGTTACTGCACGCGAGGCGCTTGAACGTTGGCACGCGAGGCCCGAGGAGCGCCATCAGAAGGATGTCTTGAGCATGCTTCAGGCTATGAGCCACTCAGACGACCCTACAAAAAGAATTCCCAGTGAGCACATTCCGGCATACATGGTCGAGATGCTGGCGGCAGGAAGTTCTACCACATCACACACCGCGGCATTTGCCTGTGACCAACTTGCACGCTACCCCAGAGCATTGGAGGCATTGCAAAGGGAGCTCATCGACACGTTTCCGGACAAGGACAATATCGACGAGAGACAGATGCTCTCGCTCCAATACCTGGAGGGCGTCATCTATGAGACGATGCGACTTTATCCCATGATCCCAGGACCCCTAGAGCGACACTTAGGGGAATGGATTGAGGTCGATGGGATGAAGGTCAGCCCAGGGGTTATTGCCTCGACCGCCGCCTATGATCAGGGTCGTCTCCCAGATGTATTTCCGGAGCCTGAAAAATGGAGACCCGAACGATGGCTCCAGGCTACTGACCGGATGAAGTTCAATTGGATTCCATTTGGTCACGGATGCCGGTCTTGCCCTGGATCTAATCTTGCTCTCACTGAGCTGAAGTACATCCTTGGGACACTCTTTAGACGTTTCCGAGTTCAGTTGCCAGAGGGCTACCCCAGCGAGCCCTTAGACCTGGCGGATGTCTTTGCAGCTGGCTCGAAGACAGGGCATTGTTGGCTTCAGTTTGAGGAGATGCGGACATAA